In Thermus islandicus DSM 21543, a single window of DNA contains:
- the surE gene encoding 5'/3'-nucleotidase SurE, giving the protein MRILVTNDDGIYSPGLWALAEAASHFGEVFVAAPDTEQSASGHAITIAHPVRAYPHPAPLSTPQFPAYRVRGTPADCVALGLHLFGGADLVLSGVNLGSNLGHEIWHSGTVAAAKQGRLFGLSAAAFSVELNGETPDFQALRPWLLRSLETLLRLERPFLVNVNLPQRPKGFLWTRQSVRAYEGVVVPGQDPMGRPFYWFAARPVKEAEEGTDRWAVAQGFVAATPLRLDLTEEARLQPVLADD; this is encoded by the coding sequence ATGCGGATCCTGGTGACCAACGACGACGGCATCTATAGCCCCGGCCTCTGGGCCCTGGCGGAGGCGGCAAGCCACTTCGGGGAGGTCTTCGTGGCCGCTCCGGACACGGAGCAAAGCGCCAGCGGCCACGCCATCACCATCGCCCATCCCGTTCGGGCTTACCCGCATCCCGCGCCCCTTTCCACCCCCCAGTTCCCCGCCTACCGGGTCCGGGGCACCCCCGCCGACTGCGTGGCCCTGGGCCTCCACCTGTTTGGCGGCGCGGACCTGGTCCTCTCGGGGGTCAACCTGGGGAGCAACCTGGGCCACGAGATCTGGCACTCGGGCACCGTAGCGGCGGCCAAGCAAGGGCGGCTTTTTGGGCTTTCGGCCGCTGCCTTCAGCGTAGAGCTCAACGGGGAAACCCCGGACTTCCAAGCCCTCCGCCCCTGGCTTCTCCGCAGCCTGGAGACCCTGCTCCGGCTGGAGCGGCCTTTCCTGGTGAACGTGAACCTACCCCAACGGCCCAAGGGGTTCCTCTGGACCCGCCAGTCGGTGCGGGCCTACGAGGGGGTGGTGGTCCCGGGGCAAGATCCCATGGGCCGCCCCTTTTACTGGTTCGCCGCCAGGCCGGTAAAGGAGGCGGAGGAGGGCACGGACCGCTGGGCGGTGGCGCAGGGGTTTGTTGCCGCCACGCCCCTCCGCCTGGACCTCACCGAGGAGGCCCGCCTCCAGCCCGTTTTGGCCGATGATTAG